TTGATTTGCTCCTTGGAGTAACTATTACTGTGGCAATGTTTGTTGTATGGGCTGTTATAGTAACCCTCGACAAAAAAACATCTAAATTACCATCAAAAACTGCATGATTACTTTATATCTTTATTTTTTCTCTTTGTACAATTCTCCTAGAAAAATCCTTAACAAATTTGGGTAAATGCTTTTGTTTTTTCCACTGCCATAACCTATTTTATTTATTTTCATAAGTGGTATGTTACCAAAATGGTTAGCAACTGTTGTTATAATTGCTGCACCAGTTGGTGTCACAAGCTCTTGTTTTCTCTCATCAGAATAAACAGGTACTCTTTTGACTAACTCAACAGTGGCAGGTGCAGGTATTGGTAATATTCCATGAGAGCATTCAATAAAACCTTTTCCCATTGGTAGAGGAGAACAATAAATTTCTGTGATCCCTAAAGCATTTATTCCAATGACTGAGCCTACTATGTCAATTATTGCATCAACTGCTCCTACTTCGTGAAAATGAACCTGTTCAATTGGTATATTGTGAACTTTGCTTTCTGCTTCACCTAGACGCTGAAAAATGTTTATACTCTGTTGTTTAACTTTTTCGTCTAACCCACTGTTATTAATCAGATTTTTTATATCAGATAAACTCCTATGACTGTGAACCTCTTTTATCTCTATGTTCACATCAGTTCCTGTGATATGGTTATATGATATCTTTCTCGTTTTAATCTTGTATCCTTTGAGATCAAGTTTTTTTAACTCTTTTTCTAAAACAGAAACCCTGAATCCTGCATCGATTAATGCACCAAGAATCATATCACCAGCGATTCCAGAGAAACAATCAAAATATGCTACAACCATTTTTTTCACCTATTGACTAGGCTAGCGAAATAACCTGCGCCAAAACCATTGTCT
Above is a genomic segment from Candidatus Thermoplasmatota archaeon containing:
- the larC gene encoding nickel pincer cofactor biosynthesis protein LarC; amino-acid sequence: MVVAYFDCFSGIAGDMILGALIDAGFRVSVLEKELKKLDLKGYKIKTRKISYNHITGTDVNIEIKEVHSHRSLSDIKNLINNSGLDEKVKQQSINIFQRLGEAESKVHNIPIEQVHFHEVGAVDAIIDIVGSVIGINALGITEIYCSPLPMGKGFIECSHGILPIPAPATVELVKRVPVYSDERKQELVTPTGAAIITTVANHFGNIPLMKINKIGYGSGKNKSIYPNLLRIFLGELYKEKK